Genomic DNA from bacterium:
ATTTCCAGAAGTATGAAACAGCATCGCGATGAACAGGTTGCCCTGCGTGCGGTGGTAGAACCAGGTGTAGAGCAATGACATTCCCATGATTTGCAGAAAGAACCAGGTCCATGGCAGCTGCTGATGGAAATTACCTGCGATCCAGAACAGCGGCAGATGCCAGATAAACCAGCAGATACCTAAAATAAGACTGGCCCTCAGGCTACCCCAATCGATCAGCAAACGAGGCAGGGCATAACCACGCCAGCCGATTTCTTCTCCCAGTGCAGAGAAGATGAAGATATAAAGAAAAACAAGGACGCCCAGGTACCACTGACCCGGTGATGTGACAACGTGTGCCGGATCCACCAGTTGGGGTATCTCTCCACACAACAGGTAGTAGAACGCCAAGCCGAGGAGAAAGCATA
This window encodes:
- a CDS encoding CPBP family intramembrane metalloprotease, translating into MFSHALPLLKPQSAGLRRKLLLLIYFILAFGITWAVWIPQASGVIVPGILTVVAGFGPSIAGLILIYFDEGKEGLHNTAYRLISNGRFLWKWMLLCVVAPVLCFLLGLAFYYLLCGEIPQLVDPAHVVTSPGQWYLGVLVFLYIFIFSALGEEIGWRGYALPRLLIDWGSLRASLILGICWFIWHLPLFWIAGNFHQQLPWTWFFLQIMGMSLLYTWFYHRTQGNLFIAMLFHTSGN